ACGGCCTATCAACCGTTCACCCTCGAAGGCAACGGAGCGGTGCTCGATGGAACACGGCCCGTGCCGCAAAATGCCTGGGAATGGGTCGCTGGCGACGTATTCCGCTTCCAACCGGAAGAAAAGCAATTCCAGCAACTGTTTCTCGACGGCGCGCCGCTGGTACGCCGCACGGCATCGGATTCCAACCCGGCTTCGAATCACCAAGTGCCGGCTTTGGAACCAAAACAATGGGCGCTGGTCGATGGCTGGATTTACTTTCGCGTAGAACCGGTTTCGCTTCCGCAAAGTTACGCGCTGACATACGCAACCCTGCCCGCTGGCCTGACGCTTTATAAGGTCGAAAACGTCGTGATCAGCAATTTGACGATTCAAGGTTTCCGGACTGACGGCGTTTATCTGCACGATGTTGCTGGCCCGTGCGCGCTGGTGGGATTGAACTGCCGCTGGAACGGACGTTGCGGGGTCGCCGTGGAAGGCGTCTCGCAAATGCAGTTGATTTCCTGCACGCTGGAAGGCAACGGCCAGCGTCAACTGCTTTTGAACGGCTACAGCGATGTTGATTTGAGCAATTCGCACGTCTC
This genomic stretch from Pirellulales bacterium harbors:
- a CDS encoding right-handed parallel beta-helix repeat-containing protein, coding for MMLHRIGLAGGLLPLVLSFGAVCLATATAAAREIYVNNVAGNDILDGAAPNSVNPGQGPFRTIAKALRVASAGDHIILANVGQPYKESVSLVGSRHSGTAYQPFTLEGNGAVLDGTRPVPQNAWEWVAGDVFRFQPEEKQFQQLFLDGAPLVRRTASDSNPASNHQVPALEPKQWALVDGWIYFRVEPVSLPQSYALTYATLPAGLTLYKVENVVISNLTIQGFRTDGVYLHDVAGPCALVGLNCRWNGRCGVAVEGVSQMQLISCTLEGNGQRQLLLNGYSDVDLSNSHVSGNGTTAWQLGKNAHLYVDGQPAEPDGAK